In Candidatus Brocadia sp., the genomic stretch AAACAGCCCGCTTGCCAGTGAAAACGGATGGGTGGACGTACATAAAGACACCCTGCAACATAACCGTTTTGAAAACATCTTTGCGATTGGCGACTGCAGCAGCCTTCCTACATCAAAGACCGCGGCGGCTATCCGGAAGCAGGCGCCGGTACTTGTCAGAAATTTGTTGGCGAAAATAAACGGAACACCCTTGATGGATTTTTACGACGGTTATACCGCATGCCCCATTGTAACCGGATACGGAAGTCTCATTCTTGCAGAATTTGATTATAAGTTAAATCCCCGGGAAACCTTTCCTTTTGACCAATCGCAGGAACGTTACAGCATGTACGCCTTGAAAGCTTATGTTTTACCAAGGATGTACTGGCATGGCATGCTGAGGGGGCGTGCATAATTATTTATGGGCAGAAATTGTAAAAGGGGCTTTAATCTGTGTGCCACCGCCCCATGATAATGGCAATAAAAAGGTTGAAGATGCAATTTCAGTTTGAAAAGGTATCTATAGAAATATGATTAAGAGAGAGAAGAGATATGATACGAACTCATGGTAAATTAATAATTGTTTCAATATGTAGAATTACCATTGCAGCAGTGTTTTCTGTTATTGTTTTTGGTTTTGTTCATTTTCAACAACCTGCTGCTTTTTCACAGCCTGAGAGTAATTCTTATTATTGTACTTAATAGTGTTATTGTAGAGAATTATTGGTCAGAAACAAAAATGTCACCCCTGGAACGAATGTTATTTATGGCCCAGCTGGATAATCCAAAAGGGAGGCCTTTTACCGTTGGTGAAGAACAGCGGAAGTGGCTGAAAAAGGATCTTTCCGGCATCAGCAAGGCCACACCAATCGTTGTTTTTTCTCACTCGCCTTTATACAAATATTATAAACCATGGAATTTTTGGACGGACGATGCAGAGAAAGTCCAGCAATTGTTAGCTCCGTTCAAATCAGTAACGATTATACACGGCCATACCCATCAGGTGCTTACCAATAAAATAAGGAACATGATTTTTCACGGTATGTTGTCCACTGCATGGCCCTGGCCTTATGCGCCTGAGGGTATTCCGGCACTTACCATCCAAATGGATAGGGCAGACCCGTTTAACCAGTTTGATGGCACCGGATGGGGAACAGCAGACGTTATTTCCCGGGGAAATATTAACAAAACCTATCAGCTCTGGGACAGGAACCCGATGGTGGTTTCCTACGAGAACGTATTAGCTAACAGAGAGCCGGTAGCGGGTCCTTCGTATTAGTAGCGTGCAAAAGATATTTTTTGTAGTGGCAAGGCGCGCCTTGCCGCTACGGTCTTTTCCGGCTCGTTCGGATTAGGCGATTTAAGGGATGAGATTTTAAACTTTTATGATTCTCTTCAAAAATTATTAAGGGAGATAACAATGAAGATCGTATATAAGATTTTTTTCAGTTTTTACCTGTGTCTGGTAATGGTTGCGTATGCTGCACAAGCGGAAGATATTTCTGGCGGCAATACATCGAATGATGTCCGGCCGTCAGGGGAAAATGCCGTGCAGGTTGTTACTGCCTGTGATGGGAGGAAAAAGGTGATCGTGGAAGGATGTAATGAAGGAGAGGTCATGCCAGCACACAAAGCGAGAAAGGCAGCGGAACTTCTGATGCAACTCATGGAATTCTGTGAGGAGGAAATTACTGCGAAATTACCGAAAACCGAGATGTTTATCCAGCTTTCTGTCAACGGCATGCCATATGTTACCGTCAGGGATACAGAAGAAATACCCCTTGTATTAGTACATGGAGGAAAATCGCATACGGAAAGGGAAAAGAAGGTATGGGCAGCTGAAATGGATCGTATGATTAGTGAAGGATATGTGTTGTTTCATAACCCCAGCCTTGGCAAAAACGGGATTTCCTGCGACATGTGCCATCCGGATGCGGCAAACACTCACCCGGAAACATATCCCAAATATCAGACACAAATGAATAAGGTAGCTCTGCTGAGAGACATGGTAAACTGGTGTATTGAAAACCCCATGGAAGGAGAAAAGCTTGCAGAAGATGATCCCAAAATGAAGGCTGTAGAGGCATACATACTTTCTGCTCGTGTTGGCAAGATACTCGATCCGGGCAAGCATTAATAGGATACCGGGAAAGATCTTTTTGATAGTAAAGAACAAGGAAGTACCACAAGAGGTTACGGTAGAGGCCGGTAAGTCTACCGCCGCAAATTTTGAGTTAAAAAGAAGAAGATAATCGCTGACCAAAACAGACCAGGTTGTAACCTCCCCTCTTTCCCCTCCTTCGCAAGGAGGGGAGAAAGGGGATATCATTCAAAAAATATTCTTCGCTTCGGGAAGCATTTGCAAAATGATCATTTTTGGACCGGTTCCATCCAGGCGTTTGGGGCGCAGTCTTGGTATTAACAACATTCCACCGAAAGTTTGCACCTATTTATGTGTTTATTGCCAGGTGGGGTGCACGATACGAATGCTGGTCAAACGCCGTGAATTTTATAAACCCGATGTTATTCTGAAAGAAGCGGAAGAGAAAATCGAGAAGGTAAGGGAATCAGGAGAATCCGTTGATTACCTTACCTTCGTGCCAGACGGTGAGCCTACCCTGGACGTCAATCTCGGTCAGGGGATCGAACGGATGAAATCGTATGGGATTAAGATTGCAGTAATTACCAATGCATCCCTCATCTGGCGTGCAGATGTCAGAGAAGACCTTATGAAGGCTGACTGGGTCTCTTTCAAGGTAGATTCTATCCGGGAAGATATTTGGCGCACGATCAATAGGCCTCACAAAACTTTGCAATTAGCCTCGATTTTAAACGGGATGCTTGAATTTGCTAACGTTTATAGGGGAGAACTGGTGACAGAGACGATGCTCGTAAAAAACGTTAACGATGACGAAGATCATGTACGGGCGTTTGCTGATTTTCTGGTTTAGTTAAAGCCCGCCAAGGCATACCTGGCCATCCCCACAAGACCACCTGCCGAGAAATGGGTACAGTATCCACCGGAAGAGAAAATCGTCCGGGCCTACCAAATTTTTCGTGATAAAATCAACTGTGTAGAATACCTAATTGGCTATGAGGGAAATGCCTTTGCCTTCACGGGAAATGTAGAAGAGGATCTCTTGAGCATCACGGCAGTGCATCCCATGAGTGAGGATGCGGTAAAAGAATTCCTGGATCGGGCAAAGGCAGATTGGCCCATTGTTCATGAGTTAGTTGCCCGCGGTCAGCTTATCAGGAAGGAATATGATGGAAAGATTTTCTATATGAGGAAGATTCATTGATAATTCCTTATAGCCCGGTTAGTTTGCGGATCTTCCGTCATCTTTTGTTGCTTGAAAAACTGATGATCTGACGTCACTGCCACATTGAGGGATGTGAAATACAGAATTCGGCGGGTCCGCTTATTCTCGTGGGAGATGCCTTTCACAATTTTGTTGACGGGGTAGTCATTACCGCGTCTTTTCTCACGTCTTTCCCCCTTGGGGTGGTAACTGCGCTTGCGGTGATTGCACATGAGATACCCCAGGAAATAGGGGATTTTGCAATCCTTCTTGCAGGAGTGGGAACTATTGTTTTGTTTCATTTGCAACATGAATAGAAAGGAGGTGATGTTTTTTAACCATGGGAATAAAAGACTAACCGATTTAAAACCAGGTGATTCAGGGAAGGTAACGGATATGGAAGGAGGTTGTGAGGCACAGAGAAGATTCAATGAGTTGGGGCTTACTGAAGGGACAGAGGTAACCCTAAAGGCGTATCCCCATTACGGCAAACAGTATGTTAGGCGTCAGGGAACGAAGATCGTAACGGAAGACATAAAGGAGTTGCTTTCCTTGCTACCAGCGGAACACGGAAAGTGCAATAAATTTGACAGGGAATGGATAAAAGAGGGCAACGAAATAGAAATTATGCGCAGACTCGACCCTGAGAGTGTCACCTTTATGGTAATGAATGATGGGAAATCTCATGTGCTGGGAGCAGGTCTGACAGAAAAGATATTTGTGGTGAAGGCGCTATAAAAGGAGAATTTATGGAGAAAAGCAGGCTTGAAAAGGGTGGTTTCTTCCTTAAAGAGATAACCCATGCCCTCTGCGAAAGTCCCTTATCTCCCTTAGACCTAAAACAAGCGCGATTTTTAAAACCTCGCCTGTTTTACGTCTAGAGTGATTTCAAAACCTGCTGTGTCGAGCGGTCTGTCCTCCTCGGAATTCAGATATTGTTCATATTATTTTTATCCGTTGAGGAGAACATTTGCCGTAAACATTCCCAATTAATGTTATTTTTTCGATACTCTTCCCTCTGCGATTTTCTGCCGGGCAAGCTCATCGGCAACTTCAGAGGTAATCCTTCCCTCCTGCTGCGCTGTTTCGAATATTCTTAAGGTGGCGTCGTACAGACCTGATATCTTTTTCATTACCTCGTTTACATCATATTTCCCAAAGATATCGCCTGATGCGTTGAGCATGCCCCCCGCATTGATTACATAATCAGGCGCGTACAAAATACCTCTGTCGTAAAGCATTTTACCGTGGCGCGCTTCGGCAAGCTGGTTGTTCGCAGAACCTGCAACAATACAGGCTTTAAGCTGGGGAATGGTGTTGTCGTTCAGCACTCCTCCCATTGCACACGGAGAAAATATATCAGCTTCCTGCGAATAAATTTCCCCGGGGGCAACCGCCTTTGCCCCATAGTTTTCCACCACATGAACAACAGCTTCGGGATTCACATCGGCAACGATGAGTCCTGTGCCGGCCTCATGCAGATTTTTACAGAGATGTTGACCTACCTTGCCAACCCCCTGCACCGCTACCGTAAGCCCCTTGAGAGTATCACGGTTAAGCTTATGTTTTACTGAAGCCCTTATGCCATGAAAACATCCAAGGGCAGTAAAAGGTGAGGGATCGCCAGTTTTCGCCAAACCGAAAACATAGTTACTCACCCTTGCAAAAATTTCCACATCCTCAACGCCAATGCCGATGTCTTCTGCCGCGTAATATTGTCCACTCAACTTCTGAACATACCGGGCAAATGACGTAAGGAGTTTCTCATTCTTCTCTTTAAGCGGGTCGCCGATGATTACCGCTTTTCCTCCTCCCAGAGGCAGACCGGCAAGCGCATTCTTATAACTCATTGCCCGGGAAAGCCGAAGCACATCATACACGGCATCACTCGTGGTGGCATAAGGCCACATTCGACATCCACCGGCGGCAGGCCCTAATGTAGTGTCATGGATGGCAATAATGGCAAACAGACCAGACGTTGCGTCACGACAAAACAGAACTTGTTCATGATTATCGTATTCACTGTTATCAAAAACGGACATAGAGATTCCTCCTTAAATAATCATAGTGAAACATCCTCTACCGCAGAGGAATTCCGTGCAGGGTTCCTCTTTTCCCAGGCTTTTTCTTCAATT encodes the following:
- a CDS encoding ferrous iron transport protein A — protein: MNRKEVMFFNHGNKRLTDLKPGDSGKVTDMEGGCEAQRRFNELGLTEGTEVTLKAYPHYGKQYVRRQGTKIVTEDIKELLSLLPAEHGKCNKFDREWIKEGNEIEIMRRLDPESVTFMVMNDGKSHVLGAGLTEKIFVVKAL
- a CDS encoding amino acid dehydrogenase, which codes for MSVFDNSEYDNHEQVLFCRDATSGLFAIIAIHDTTLGPAAGGCRMWPYATTSDAVYDVLRLSRAMSYKNALAGLPLGGGKAVIIGDPLKEKNEKLLTSFARYVQKLSGQYYAAEDIGIGVEDVEIFARVSNYVFGLAKTGDPSPFTALGCFHGIRASVKHKLNRDTLKGLTVAVQGVGKVGQHLCKNLHEAGTGLIVADVNPEAVVHVVENYGAKAVAPGEIYSQEADIFSPCAMGGVLNDNTIPQLKACIVAGSANNQLAEARHGKMLYDRGILYAPDYVINAGGMLNASGDIFGKYDVNEVMKKISGLYDATLRIFETAQQEGRITSEVADELARQKIAEGRVSKK